A segment of the Agarivorans albus genome:
GTTAGCAAAATCCCTACGCTACCGTCACCTAACCAAGACGCCATTGAATCTACTGCACTGCGACCTGGTAAACCGAATAGAGGACGCATGATTTTGCTCAGCAAAGTGCCTACAAATTCTAACAAGCCAAAATTAAGCAAGAGGGGTAATAACAAACCAGCAAAAATGAACACGCTAAGTAAGGTAGGCAGTAAGTCACCTAAAATGAGACCGCCAGTATCACCCGACCAAATAGCTTGAGGCCCCAATTCAAAAGCGCATACCAGCACCAGAACCCAACCCAACATTCTTACCACATACCAAGGTAGAGAAACCTGAAACAATGACGTTAGCAAGGCATTTTTGCCAAGCCAATTTGGCTTAGCAATTAGTGTATAAGTAGACATTAGGGCACTAAGGGTGATCAAACCAACCACCAGCCACAAGGCGCTATCACCTAAAGCCGCCACCAAGCTTTTTGCCATAATCGCCACCGGAATGGTAAACGAGCCATCGTAAGGCAACGGCAACATAAACAGGAAAATGCCCAATAATGAAGGTAATACAAACTTCCAAGCAGAACCTACTGCAGGATGGTTTGTTGGGGCATTAGGCATAGATGCTGGCTTGGCGTCTCGCATATAAAATCACTCTATTTGGTATATTCTGTAGTTATATTCACTAAGCATGAATAGATTTTCGCGCAAGAATACAAGCAAAAAACCAGCTAATCAAGATTTTTAATCTACTAAAAGTCAAAACCAAAACATCATTAACTAGTTATCTTGATCATTATCAAAACTTACTACTAGCCAGTCAGTAATAAATTCTTAAACTGCGACGAGCTTATTAGCTTACTTTTAAAAATCTTCGCCACGGTAACGATACTCCGCTAACTGTGCAGCGGCCAAATAGTGCTTAATAAATAACTGCTTAGCACTGCTATTGTAGTGAAAGCGTACCGTGGTGCTGGTTTGCCATCGGCTATCTTGCGCCCTGCGCCATAACACTTGGTCACCTTCCAGCTGGCAATAGTAGCTGTGGTTTTGCCCATTGTGCCTCACTCGCATTTGCATGAGCGACTGAGCGCTGCGGTAATTATCGACCATTTTTACGTCCACGCCTTGCAAACTGGCTATCGCAGCTTGGCAAACCTGCTCAGGCTTAAAACCTCCCAAGTTTGGTTTAGCCAATACAAAGCCAATAAACGTAGGCCACAACACCAGAGCTAAAAAAAGCTTCTTCAAGCTAGTACCACCTTATCTATGAATGCCTTTAACAAACCATTGCTATGAGGCGTCTCTTGCGCGGCTGTTAACACTTGCTGCAAATGATTATCCCCTTGAGTGTAATGCTCACGAAACTGGCTTAAACGTTGAACTAAGATACTGCGATTTACCTCAGGGTGAAACTGGCTCGCCCAAAAAGGTGCTGATGATACTTTTAACGCGTGCACACAGTGTTTTGTAAACGCTAAGGAAACACAGCCTTCAGGCAGACTTAAGGCACTATCTCGATGAACAGATACCGCCATAAAAGGATTGGGCAAACTACCAAACAATACATCCTCTTGAGCGTATTCACTGAGTGAAATAGCTAAGGTGCCCATTTCAAAGTCACGCGCTTGATGAACAATCTTGCCACCCAAAGCCAGCACCGCAAGTTGAAAACCAAAACAAGAAGCAAATGTGGGTAACTGTTGCTCAATACAGCGCAACAGTAGCTGCTGAATGGCTCTAACAAAAGGGTAGGCCTCCGGATCAAGCACACTGGCTTCGCTGGAACCTCCAACCAACACCGCATCTATGCCCTGCAAGGCGTAATCGCTACAATCAGGCGTATCAAAAACATTGAGAATTCTAAACTGCTCTACCGCTACGCCGCAAAAGTGGCTAAAACTGGCTAATTCCTCGATGCGGGTATCGGTATCATCGCGGATCTGAATTAACAGAATAGTTAGTTGCTCACGTGACAGTTGCATAATTACCACTTAATATACTGATTAATAAGCTATAAAAACTCAGTCTTTGCCCCAGAACTACAAGGAGCCTAGGTGTTACTCAAGCTTTTATCGTTACTTATTCTTAGTTTTATTGCCCTCAGCTCGATACTGTTTTTCTTTATCGCCTGCATTATTTATGCGCTCACAGCAGCATTTGATAAGCGCCGACTATGGTTACACTACTTCACCTGCGCCTGGGCTAGTCTGTATTTAATCATAGTGCCTCATTGGCAAGTACGGCGTTTGGGTTTGCAGCATATCGATAAAAAACAAGCTTATGTCATCGTATCCAATCATCAATCTGGATTAGATATTTTGTTGTCCTTTGCCCTTTTCATTCCCTTTAAATGGGTCTCAAAAATCGAGATGTTTAAAGTGCCATTTGTTGGTTGGAACATGTGGCTTAATCAATACATTGGACTTAAACGCGGTGATAAACACAGCATCAAGAATATGCTCCAGCAAGCCGAAAAACACCTTAAACAAGGTAGCTCGGTATATTTATTTCCTGAAGGAAGCCGCTCTGCCGACGGCAAGCTAAAACCTTTTAAACTAGGTGCGTTTTCTTTAGCAAAACACGCAGAAGTAGCGATATTGCCTATTGCGATTCACGGCACTGCCGAAGCCTTACCTAAAAAAAGCTTACAGCTTACAGGCCATCACCCTATTTACATTCAGGTGCTACCCGCTATATCGGCTCAGCAAGTGGCACAAATGGATGAACAATCTTTGGCGTCACATACTCAGCAGATAATAGCTAAAGCCTTAACGCAAACACCATCGACTTAGCTGCAAAATTTGCTTATTTACGCTAGGCTTAGGCTAAAGTACCCCGAATAAACAGGAACCCTGACATGCACGAGCGTCGCCAATTTTTGCGAGTTCTTTTTGACCGCCCCGCCTACCTAAACCATGGGGAGCAATCTTGGTCATGCCAACTGTTGGATTTATCGTTACAAGGTGCCTTGGTGACCTTGCCAAATGACTGGGACGAAGAGCTCACTCAGCTAACCTTAAGTTTTAGCCTGAGTGATGTTGCAGTAGAAGAACTTAGCATCACCATGGATGTAGAAGTTAAACACACACGCAATCAGCAAATCGGTTTACGTTGTTTGCACATTGATATCGAAAGCGCCAGCCACCTAAAACGACTAATTGAATTAAACCTAGGTGATGACGACTTATTGCATCGCGAGTTAGAGCACTTAGTTGACCAACAGCAAGAAGCGGATTAAACCGCTTCTAAAGCTTCTGCCAACTTACTTACGGCAATCACCTCAAGCCCTGCTATTGCTTGCTTAGGTCGATTGCCCAAAGGCACTATCGCTCGCTTAAAGCCGTGTTTAGCGGCTTCGTTCAAACGTTCTTGACCATTGCTTACGGGGCGTATCTCTCCCGATAAGCCTACTTCACCAAATACCACCAACTCTTGCGGTAATATTTGATTTCTAAAGCTAGAGACCATGGCCACCAATAAAGCTAAATCGGCGCCAGTTTCAGCGACTCTTACACCACCCACCACGTTGGTAAATACGTCTTGATCAGACATTTGCACACCTGCATGGCGATGCATTACCGCAAGCAGCATCGCCAAACGGTTTTGCTCAAGGCCTACAGCTACTCGCCTAGGATTCGCCATTTGGCTGTAATCAACCAATGCTTGGATCTCGACCAATAGCGGACGGGTACCTTCCCACACTACCATCACGACCGAACCTGGCGCTGCTTCTTGCCCGCGCGAAAGGAAAATGGCCGAAGGGTTAGACACTTCTCGCATGCCCTGTTCGGTCATGGCAAATACACCCAGCTCGTTAATCGCACCAAAACGGTTTTTGTTACCACGCAAGGTACGAAAGCGGCCATCGGCATCACCTTCTAGCATGATCGAACAATCAATGCAGTGCTCCAGAACTTTAGGCCCAGCTAACGAGCCATCCTTGGTTACATGGCCCACCATAAACATGGCTATATTATGTTGCTTGGCAAAACGGGTTAACCAAGCCGCACTTTCTCGCACTTGGCTAACACCACCTGGTGCTGATTGAATATCAGCCATGTGCATTACCTGAATAGAGTCAATCACCATCATCTTTGGTTTAACTTCCAAAGCCACCTGGCCAATTTGCTCAACGCTGGTTTCGGCCAGTAACTTTAGCTTGTCTTTAGGCAAACCTAAGCGCTGCGCGCGCAAAGCGATTTGTTGCAAGGATTCCTCACCCGTTACGTATAAGGTGTCCATGGTTTGCGCTAAGCCACACATGGTTTGTAACAACAAGGTACTTTTACCTGCGCCGGGGCTACCACCAATCAAAATGGCGCTACCAGGCACTACACCGCCGCCTAGAACCCGGTCAAATTCTTTAAAGCCGGTGGAAAAACGCGGTAACTCGGCTAGGTCAATGCTCTCTAGGGTTTGGACTTTGCCTGCGGTACTGCCGGCATAACCGGTGAAACGGTCATTACGTGAAGGTGCAGCACTCAAACGTACTTCGCTAATGGTATTCCACGCTTTACATTCACCACATTGTCCCTGCCAACGAGGGAAATCGGCACCACAGTCGTTACATACATAGGCCGTTTTCGCTTTTGCCATTAACCCTCCAAGCGGTCACATAATGCTAAAA
Coding sequences within it:
- a CDS encoding type 1 glutamine amidotransferase, encoding MQLSREQLTILLIQIRDDTDTRIEELASFSHFCGVAVEQFRILNVFDTPDCSDYALQGIDAVLVGGSSEASVLDPEAYPFVRAIQQLLLRCIEQQLPTFASCFGFQLAVLALGGKIVHQARDFEMGTLAISLSEYAQEDVLFGSLPNPFMAVSVHRDSALSLPEGCVSLAFTKHCVHALKVSSAPFWASQFHPEVNRSILVQRLSQFREHYTQGDNHLQQVLTAAQETPHSNGLLKAFIDKVVLA
- a CDS encoding lysophospholipid acyltransferase family protein, giving the protein MLLKLLSLLILSFIALSSILFFFIACIIYALTAAFDKRRLWLHYFTCAWASLYLIIVPHWQVRRLGLQHIDKKQAYVIVSNHQSGLDILLSFALFIPFKWVSKIEMFKVPFVGWNMWLNQYIGLKRGDKHSIKNMLQQAEKHLKQGSSVYLFPEGSRSADGKLKPFKLGAFSLAKHAEVAILPIAIHGTAEALPKKSLQLTGHHPIYIQVLPAISAQQVAQMDEQSLASHTQQIIAKALTQTPST
- a CDS encoding PilZ domain-containing protein, producing the protein MHERRQFLRVLFDRPAYLNHGEQSWSCQLLDLSLQGALVTLPNDWDEELTQLTLSFSLSDVAVEELSITMDVEVKHTRNQQIGLRCLHIDIESASHLKRLIELNLGDDDLLHRELEHLVDQQQEAD
- the radA gene encoding DNA repair protein RadA: MAKAKTAYVCNDCGADFPRWQGQCGECKAWNTISEVRLSAAPSRNDRFTGYAGSTAGKVQTLESIDLAELPRFSTGFKEFDRVLGGGVVPGSAILIGGSPGAGKSTLLLQTMCGLAQTMDTLYVTGEESLQQIALRAQRLGLPKDKLKLLAETSVEQIGQVALEVKPKMMVIDSIQVMHMADIQSAPGGVSQVRESAAWLTRFAKQHNIAMFMVGHVTKDGSLAGPKVLEHCIDCSIMLEGDADGRFRTLRGNKNRFGAINELGVFAMTEQGMREVSNPSAIFLSRGQEAAPGSVVMVVWEGTRPLLVEIQALVDYSQMANPRRVAVGLEQNRLAMLLAVMHRHAGVQMSDQDVFTNVVGGVRVAETGADLALLVAMVSSFRNQILPQELVVFGEVGLSGEIRPVSNGQERLNEAAKHGFKRAIVPLGNRPKQAIAGLEVIAVSKLAEALEAV